The genomic window ACGCAGATCGTGCGGGTAATCCGCGAAATCGCCGACCAAACCAATCTGCTTGCGCTCAATGCTGCCATCGAAGCCGCCCGGGCCGGCGAGCAGGGCCGGGGTTTTGCCGTGGTGGCCGACGAGGTGCGCAAGCTCGCGGAACGGACCTCGGCCGCCACCGTCGACATTGGCCGGCTGATTGATACCGTCGTGCGCGAAACCGATGAATCCCATGCCGCCATGGGCAACAGCCAAAGCGCCATCGAAAGCTGCGTCGGCAGCAGCGAGAGCATCTCGTCGCTGATGCACAAGGTCCAGCGCGAAGCCGAAGACACCCTGTCACGCATCAACGAGATGGCCCGGACCTTGCAGGAACAGGATGCCACCCTGCAGACGATTGCCCATCACGTGGAAAAGATCGCGGCACAAACCGAGGCCTCGCGCGCGCGCGTCAGCACCATCGCCGACCACGCGCAGGCGCTCGATGCCAGCATGGCCCCGCTGGCCGGGGCAGCAGCCTTCTTCCATACCCACTGAAGCGGGACCAGCGGCGACGGGTGGCGCACGTCGTCGTTGGTGGGACGGAAAAGTACCTCAGACCAGATCAAGCATGCCGCCATGGGCTGCCGTCGCCCCATGCGCCTCACGACAACGCCTACTTCCTCGGGCACACCGGGCATCTGCCAGCGGTAGTTCGGCCCCGGCCTCGACCTACTCCGGTTCGGCGTCAGGCACGTCCAGCACCAACTCGCCCCCGTTGCTGATCGATGGCGGGCGCTACGCTCAAGTGCGAGCTGCGCCACAAGGCCGTGGCTAACCCAGCTATTGATCAGGGCAAAATACGGAGCGATGGACAGGCGTTGCCCCTTGCCTCATCGCGCCCGGCCTATTCGCCGCCGAGTATCTTCGGCGGCTGCGCCAGGTCGAAACCGTTGAAAGGCCTGGATTTGTCGTGAGCAACCGGCTCCCAGCCGATGCGGCCGTTGGGGCGTCCGCCATCGACGCGCAGCACGGCGCCGGTGATGAACGATGCCGCTTCGGACAACAGGTAGACGATCGCCGCCGAGATTTCCGATTCGGTGCCGAGCCGGTAGGCGGGGATGCTGGTATGCGCCTTTTTCAGGAAGCTGGCGAATTCTGGCGGATATTTCTCCAGTCCGCTCGACGCGATATAGCCGGGGGCGACGGCGTTGACGCGAACGCCGGCTGCGGCCCATTCGACCGCCGCCGTCTCGGTGAACGACACCATGCCGGCGCGCGCCGCGCCCGAGTGGCCCATCATCGGCATACTGCCCCACATGTCGGCCACGATGTTGACGATGGCGCCGCCGTGCTGGCTCATCCACTGGCCGAAACTCTCTCGCGCCATCAGGAAGCCGCCGGTGAGGTTGGTCTTCACCACCGCCTCCCAGCCATTGAGCGACATCGCCGCTAGCGGCATCGGAAACTGGCCGCCGGCATTGTTGACCAGCGCATCGATGCGGCCGTGCGTGGCCAGCACGTCGCCGATCACCAGCTGTACCGATGCCTCGTCGCGGATATCGATGGCATGGCAGCTGACCAGGCCGCCGCGCGCCACGATCTCGGCCTCGACGCTCTTCAGCTTGTCGAGCTTGCGGCCGACCAGGGCCACGCGGGCACCCAGCGCAGCCAGCTCATGTGCGGTGCAACGGCCGATGCCGCTGCCACCACCGGTGACGATGGCAACCTGGCCGTCAAACAGGCCGGGGCGGAAGATGGAGCGGTAGGACATGGCGTTTCCCGTGAATTGGACTGCCAACGAGTATCGCACCGCCCAGCCAGCCCGAACGATTGCGAAAACTGACAAATTGACTCACCGGAAGCGTCGGCCAAACCGATGCTCACAGGCCGATCTGCTTGGCGATGATCTCGTTCATGATCTCGTGGGTGCCGCCGCCGATCGACAGGATGCGCCCATCGCGGTATAGCCGCTCGACCAGCGATTCGCGCATATAGCCCATGCCGCCGAAGATCTGCACCGCCTCGTAGGTCACCTCGTCGCACACCCTGGTCGCGAAGTTCTTCGCCATCGACACCTCGCGCACCGCCGGGATGTCGGCCGCCATCCGCGCAGCGCAGCGGTAGCTGTATTCGCGCGCGACATCGACCTGGGTCGCCATCTCGGCGAGCTTGTGGCGGATGACCTGATGCCTGGCGAGCGGCCTGCCGAAGGTTTCGCGCGTGGTGACATAGGCCAGGCAGGCGTCGAGCGCCAGCTGGGCCGTCATGTAGGCCATCACCGAGAGCGCGAGCCGCTCCGACTGGAAATTGGACATGATGGTGTAGAAACCGAGATTCTCGCCGCCGATCAGATTGGCGGCCGGCACGCGGCAATCCAGAAAGAACAGCTCGGCGGTGTCCGACGCCCACCAGCCCATCTTCTTCAGCGCGCGGCCGGTGCTGAAACCGGGCGTGTCGCGCTCGATCAGCAGCAGCGAGATGCCGCCGAAACCCGCCTCGCCGGTGCGCACGGCGACGGTGTAGTAATCGGCGCGGGTGCCGGAGGTGATGAAGGTCTTGGCGCCATTGACGATGTAGTGGTCACCATCGCGCACCGCGCGGGTCTTCAGGTTGGCCACGTCAGAGCCGCCGCTCGGTTCGGTGATCGCCAGCGCCGAAATCTTCTCGCCCGCCAGCACCGGCGGCACGATGCGGGCCTTCAGTGCATCCGAGCCTGCGCGCCACACCGGCGGCAGGCCGATGTCGAGCGAACCCAGGCTGGCGACGAAACCGCCCGAGCCGGCCGCCATCAACTCCTCGCTGACGGCGACCTTGAGAAACACATCGTCGCCCGAGCCGCCATATTCCTGCGGGTAGCCGATGCCGAGCAGGCCGAGCTCCCCGGCCTTGCGGTAGAGCTCGCGCGGGAACAGGCCGGCCTCCTCCCAATCCTGGATGTACGGCCTGACCTCGCGTTCGACAAAACGCCGCGCGGTCAGGCGGGCCATCTGGTGGGATTCGTTGAAGTACTCCGTAAAGCTCGGGTGAGACATGGGCGGCCCCAGACAGTCAGATTGCCGGACAATAGCAGAGCCGTATGTCGCCCACAATGCGAGGTGCGATGCGGCACCGAATGCGCCCAGCCTGGGCAAGGATGACCCGCCGCGGTACAAAACCGCTAGCCCGCCGCGACGGGCAGGTCAGGCAAACGGCGCTTGCTCGTGTTCAGTCCCCGGCTGTATCGCCGCCGTGCGGCGCCACATCGAGTCCGGCGCTGGACTTGCCCCATATCACCGGACACCACCCCACCCTTAAGTTGATGATGCCACCAAGCGCCGGAACTCCCGGGGTGAGCGGTATTTCAAGGCGCTGTGCGGATATTGCTCGTTGTAGTGCTCGAAGGCGATGGCCAGGTTACGCCTGGCGATTGCCACGTCCGGCTTGGGCATGTGGACCACATAGTCCCGCTTCATCGTTTTGACCAAGCTTTCCGCCATGCCGTTGCTTTGCGGGCTGCGCGCCGGTGTGGCCCTTGGCGTCAAGCCAAGGACCCGCACAAAGTGTCGGGTGGCGTCGGCGGTGTAAGCCGAGCCGTTGTCACTCAGCCATTCAATTGCCGGCGCTTCACGCTCCAGCCCGATGCGTTGTTCCAGGCTCTACAGCATCACGCTCTGTACGTCGTCGCTACGGTAACCCGTCGTGCTGGCCACCCAGCTCATCACTTTGCGATCGCAGCAGTCCATGACGAAGGTGACACAGAGTTTGTCGTCATCGTCACAGCGGATTTCAAACCCGTCCGAGCACCAGCGGGTATTGCTGCTGGTGACGGTGATCCGCCCATCGTGGCGACGGGGGGGCGGGCTGTTTTCGCCGGTGCGCCAGCAATAGACTGTGCTGTTTCATCACCCGGTACACGCACTTGGCGTTGACCGGCTGACGGCCTTGTTCTTCCCGCTCTCACCGCAACAAGCCCCAGGCCCGGCGGTAGCCGTAGCTCGGCAGTTCCGCCACCAGTCGGCTCAGGTCGGCCACTACGTCTGCATCGTCAGGTTACCGCTGCCGACGGCCATCCTGCCAGTCTGATGGCCGTTTGCTGCGAACGGTCAACTGTGAGCGCACCACACCCAGACAATCACTGACCTACTTCACTGGTCGCCCGTCGGCAACAAGGGTGAGCGCGCAATCCATGTTCGCGAGCGGGCAATCTCCACGGCTTCCTTGAGTATCTCCGCTTCCATGGTTTTCTTGCCCAACAGCCGCTGCAATTCGCGAATCTGCTTCATCACCTCGGCCAGCTCTGAGGCCGGAACCACCGCTTCACCCGCACTCACCGCCGACAGGCGGCCATCCTGATGGAGTTTGCGCCAATGGAACAACTGATTCGGGATGATGCCGTACCGCCGCACCACCAGTGACACCGCTTGTCCGGACGCGAAACTCTCGCGCACCATGGCCAGCTTATCTTCGACCGACCAGCGTCGACGACGCTCCGGCTCGCGTACCTCTGCCGAGGGTTTGTTCTTCGTGTAAGTTATAAACACAACCGTATGCCTATCCCTTAGTGTCAGGGAGAACGGGTGTCCTGTGTTTTTCGGGGCTACTTCATTGCCTATTTTGCGTTAACAGGCCATGGTGAGCATTTATAGTGTGCCACTATTCACGCCGCGAGGCGGTTGGCATCAGTGATGCTAGTGGTGGCATTACAATGCCGCGCGACTTCACGGTAGCCTGTACTACTTGACGCAGCAGTGTCAGCCCCCCCCCACCGTCTTCTTGAGACGATTGGCGCAAAATCGCCGAGCAGATCAAGAGCGTTGTGCAGATCGGGCGTAGAGGATTTGGAAATTGCTTGTGGATTGCACCAATCAAGTATCTACTTGGCACCAGCCTTGGTCTGGTATGCGTTGGATACTTAAACCTATACAGACTCTGATGTGCTAGAAATCGTTCGGTAGATTTGATACCTTTGCCCGGTTTGGGGTTGGTCTCCCGCTCTTGGCCCATCTCTGTTTGGGCCCCGCACTATTGCGAGGGTAGGGTTAAATTATGACGATAAATTTCTCTGGCGTATCTTCAGATGGAAACTAGGAATCGCCTCCAGTTGACTTTCTTGCTGATTGGTGTCGGGCTAATCGGACTCTTGGGTATTGCTGCCGCCTATCGTTTTGGGTTCGGGGTAATGTCGGAAATTGCCGACAAAAATCCGGAACGGCTACGTGATTTCACATTTCCTGTTTGGCACAGCCATTCGATTTCAGAACATGGTTTTCTGGTTTTTCTAACATCTGACAGCTTTGCCAATAGGTCTGCTTATTCTAATCACTCCACGGTGTATTTGTGGATTATGGACGTGCTTTACCATATTCAGCAACGGGTCCCAGTTCTATCTATGCGAAAGACTGGTGCATGCCTTGGAATGTTGGCAACGCTACTTTCTATTGGCTTTGTTGCGTGCAAGCGGATCAATGGCACGATAGCAACGAGTAAGCTGCTTCTGCTGGCTTTGGGGTTTGCTTATGTTGCTACGGCACCGACATACTGGATCGCGACGGCAAAATTTAATGTAGACAATGGATTTATTATAGTCATGCCGGCTCTTGTCATGTTAAGCCACTACGCATCACAAGGTGGTTGGAATTGGCGTATATTTTGGTGTTGGGCTGTCATTGTAACGTTAATTATGCCAATAGCAGGCGTATTATTTGCTTTTGGTCTCATCGTACAAAATATTGGATACGGTATTCCATTCGGAGCCCGCAGATTTTCTACTCCCGCTCTGCTCGCAACAATGGCAGTCATCGTCTATTTGGAGCCAGTAGTTGCCGCAAATTGGCTCGGCTTTTCAAGTTCGAACAGCCCATGGGCATTTCGCTCTGGCTTGGATGGTGATATTACATATTTTAGTAATACGTTGAATTCGGTATTTTTCCCGTTTTACCGTCGCCCAGCCTTCCTGATCATTGTGCCTATTATGCTGGTATTTGTACAATGGCTCAGTCGACAGAAATATGGTAGATCAATGGCCGGGCAGCCTGTTGTCACTGATTGGGCTTTTATAGTAAATCTCTTCTCGTTTTATGCGCTTACGCTATTGTTTTGGCCTCAGGCTGTTTCCATTCACCCGTATCTTTATGATGCAGTCCTCGTTGGGCCGCTTTTGACTTGGGCCATGATTAACTTTGCCGGTCGAGATTTCTCGGCGCATGCCTTTACTTTGTGGTCGATCACCTTGGCTGCTTTGGTTATGTTTAACTTAACCAGTATAGCGCAGGCTGCGCGCAATACAGAGCACGCATATCCAACGTGGAGTCTATCAAGTGATAAGATCGGCTAAACAGGAGGCTCTTGGTAAGAAAGTTGCAATCCTCCAATCAAATTACATCCCTTGGAAGGGATATTTCGAAATCATTGCAGCAGTTGACGAGTTTATTCTGTACGACGACATGCAATTCACAAAAAACGATTGGAGAAATCGGAATCGCATTAAAACTCCTGTTGGGACTCAATGGTTAAGTATTCCAGTAGGTAGCGATATTCGTCGGCGTATTCGTGATGTTTGTTTGCCTGAAGTAGCATGGGCTGAGCAGCATTGGAAGACACTATCGATGAACTATCGGGCAGCAGCTTGCTTTGATGAAGTTGCTCGCTGGCTAGCACCACTTTATCTCGAGAATAATTGTGTTGACCTCTCTTCGTTCAATCGCAAGCTTATCGAGGCAGTGTGCCTCTATCTCGGTATCCAGACCCAGATCAGCAATTCGTGGGATTATTTGTTGATTGACGGGAAAACGGAGCGGCTGGTAGATCTCTGCCGGCAAGCAGGGGGGACAACCTACTTGTCTGGCCCCGCTGCCCGAGGCTACCTTGATGAGAATCTGTTCCAGGATGAGGGGATTTGTGTGCAATGGATGCACTATGGCCCTTATCCTGAATATCCGCAGCTATGGGGCCCATTTGCACATGAGGTGTCTATATTGGATATTCTCTTTAATTGCGGAATAAATGCTGTTAATTACATGAATTTCCCACGACCTTGAAGCTTTCTATCGTTACCACTCTTTATCATTCCCGCAATTTTCTGGATGAATTTTATCGGAGAGCAAGTGCTGCTGCGCGAGCCTTCGCACTTGACGACTATGAGATCGTGATTGTCAACGATGGCTCGCCGGATGACAGTTTCGAACTTGCTATGAACATTGCTCTGCAAGATGCACGTGTAATGGTCGTCGATCTATCACGGAACTTCGGGCACCACAAGGCAATGATGACCGGTCTGGCTCATGCTGCAGGGGACGTCATATTTCTGATCGACAGTGACCTTGAGGAATCTCCCGAATGGCTAGCAGACTTTGCTGAAACGCTCATCGGTGAACGGTGTGATGTAGTCTATGGTGTGCAAGAACAACGAAAGGGGGGATGGTTCGAACGTGTGAGTGGGCAGTGGTTCTGGACGCTATTCAATGTGCTGACAGATATGTCCCTACCTGCCAATATGGTTACTGCACGACTAATGTCCCGTCGATATGTAGATGCCTTGTTGCGGCATCAGGAACGCGAGGTCTTCATGGCCGGGCTTTGGCACATTACCGGGTTTTCGCAAATAGCAAAGACAGTGTATAAGCTTAGCAATACCACTTCGACCTACACCTTCCGTAAAAAGATTGCCTTATTGGTCAATTCGATTACCGCATTTAGCAACACGCCGTTGATTGGTATTTTCTATACTGGTTCCGTTATTTCGCTATTAGCTGGGGCCTATATCATATGGTTGCTCGTCAACTGGCTATTCTTGAACCGCCCACCTACTGGATGGACCTCCGTAATGGCATCGATTTGGTTAATTGGGGGCTTACTAATGTCCTGTGTGGGGATAATCGGTATTTATCTGTCTAAGATATTCTCGGAAACAAAGCAGCGTCCATACACGATTATTCGGCAAATTTATCGACGCAAATCATGACTCGGCGTATTGTTTTTCTATGCTCGGGGGGGGGCGGTAATTTGCGCTTCATTGTGCAGGCCGCAGCGCTTGGCGCCTTGCCTGATGCAGTGGTATGTGCAGTAATTACCGATCGGGAATGTCTCGCAAATCGGTTTGCACGTGAGCATGGTGTGTCTACCCGTGTGCTCGATTTTACTGCAGATGCTCAGCAAGCGATTGTAGCAGCACTCGACGACGTCGCCGCTGATATGGTGGTTACCAATGTCCACAAGATTCTTACTGAGCCCGTGGTCGATCTCTATCGCGGGAAATTGATTAATCTGCACTATTCGCTACTACCGGCTTACGGTGGCGTCATCGGCACACGGCCGGTCGAAATGGCGTTGGCTGATGGAGCCAAGTTTATTGGTGTTACCGCTCACGAGGTAGCAGCCACGGTTGATACCGGCCGCGCTATTGTGCAAGGTGTAATTCCGACCATGCCGCAAGATACCGTCACCACCATAATGGACACGGTTTTCAGGAGTGGCTGCCTGGCCTTGCTCGAAGCGTTGCAGGCAACTGCTGCGCCAGTGGGAAGGGAGACGAATTATGTTCGACTACATGGCCGTCATGTTTGCTTCAATCGGGCGCTATCATTTGCACCGGATTTGTTCGATGAGGCATTCTGGCTTGATCTAGCGGCTTATCCGGACTTACCCGACACCACGGAGGTTTTGCAATGAGTGGTGCCGACTCCAGTGCGAGGCATGCCTGATGGCCCAGATTACGAGTGGATTTCGCGCTATCTTGTCCCTGCCTATGATTTACTCCGCGTTTCAGCATTTCATGGGGGCCGAAAAGGATCGGGACCTATATGTGAATGGTTTTCTACTTCCTGGCAAGGGTATGCGGGTCTTGGATATCGGATGCGGACCGGCTGATATCCTAACGCGCCTGCCGGACGTAGAGTACTATGGTTTTGACATCAGCCATAAGTATATCGAACGAGCACGCCAGCGCTTTGATGGAAGGTGTGCGTATTTTTCTTGTAAACATCTTGCCCCGGAAGACCTTGCTGACCTGCCTAGGTTTGACCGCATCATAGCAATCGGCCTGTTGCACCATCTGGATGACGATACTGCAATGGCGATCCTGCGCATGGCTTCATCGCGGCTCGCACCGGGTGGTCGAATGGTAATGCTCGACCCTTGCCTGAGTGAGGACCAGAATTTTATTTCACGCTGGCTCGTTAGGAGTGATCGTGGTCAAAACGTGCGCACCCGGCTCGGTTATGAAGCTCTCGCTCGTGCTGCGTTTAGCTATGTGCACGCAACCATTCGCCATAAGACCTGGATCCCTTATACGCATTGCTATGTTGTTTGCGAAAATAGCGAGGGCAATTGTGGTCAAATTGACGATACGTCTACGGATTAATAATGAGCAGCGATAGCATCGAGTTTAACCGCCCTTATATGACGGGCAACGAATTACAGTACATAGCCGAAGCCAACGAAGGGCATCGTCTTGCAGGCGATGGCCCATTTACCAAGCGCTGTCATGAGTGGCTGGAAATCCACATGGGCGTGCAGAAAGCCCTACTTACGCATTCCTGCACGGCAGCGCTCGAAATGTGTGCCTTATTGCTCGATATTGTGCCGGGCGACGAAATAATCATGCCGTCTTATACCTTTGTTTCTACTGCCAATGCCTTTGTACTTCGCGGTGGTGTGCCGGTGTTCGTCGATATTCGTGAAGACACCCTCAATCTAGATGAA from Chitinivorax sp. PXF-14 includes these protein-coding regions:
- a CDS encoding glycosyltransferase family 2 protein, with translation MKLSIVTTLYHSRNFLDEFYRRASAAARAFALDDYEIVIVNDGSPDDSFELAMNIALQDARVMVVDLSRNFGHHKAMMTGLAHAAGDVIFLIDSDLEESPEWLADFAETLIGERCDVVYGVQEQRKGGWFERVSGQWFWTLFNVLTDMSLPANMVTARLMSRRYVDALLRHQEREVFMAGLWHITGFSQIAKTVYKLSNTTSTYTFRKKIALLVNSITAFSNTPLIGIFYTGSVISLLAGAYIIWLLVNWLFLNRPPTGWTSVMASIWLIGGLLMSCVGIIGIYLSKIFSETKQRPYTIIRQIYRRKS
- a CDS encoding formyltransferase family protein — encoded protein: MTRRIVFLCSGGGGNLRFIVQAAALGALPDAVVCAVITDRECLANRFAREHGVSTRVLDFTADAQQAIVAALDDVAADMVVTNVHKILTEPVVDLYRGKLINLHYSLLPAYGGVIGTRPVEMALADGAKFIGVTAHEVAATVDTGRAIVQGVIPTMPQDTVTTIMDTVFRSGCLALLEALQATAAPVGRETNYVRLHGRHVCFNRALSFAPDLFDEAFWLDLAAYPDLPDTTEVLQ
- a CDS encoding cyclopropane-fatty-acyl-phospholipid synthase family protein; protein product: MAQITSGFRAILSLPMIYSAFQHFMGAEKDRDLYVNGFLLPGKGMRVLDIGCGPADILTRLPDVEYYGFDISHKYIERARQRFDGRCAYFSCKHLAPEDLADLPRFDRIIAIGLLHHLDDDTAMAILRMASSRLAPGGRMVMLDPCLSEDQNFISRWLVRSDRGQNVRTRLGYEALARAAFSYVHATIRHKTWIPYTHCYVVCENSEGNCGQIDDTSTD
- a CDS encoding acyl-CoA dehydrogenase family protein codes for the protein MSHPSFTEYFNESHQMARLTARRFVEREVRPYIQDWEEAGLFPRELYRKAGELGLLGIGYPQEYGGSGDDVFLKVAVSEELMAAGSGGFVASLGSLDIGLPPVWRAGSDALKARIVPPVLAGEKISALAITEPSGGSDVANLKTRAVRDGDHYIVNGAKTFITSGTRADYYTVAVRTGEAGFGGISLLLIERDTPGFSTGRALKKMGWWASDTAELFFLDCRVPAANLIGGENLGFYTIMSNFQSERLALSVMAYMTAQLALDACLAYVTTRETFGRPLARHQVIRHKLAEMATQVDVAREYSYRCAARMAADIPAVREVSMAKNFATRVCDEVTYEAVQIFGGMGYMRESLVERLYRDGRILSIGGGTHEIMNEIIAKQIGL
- a CDS encoding WbqC family protein, which gives rise to MIRSAKQEALGKKVAILQSNYIPWKGYFEIIAAVDEFILYDDMQFTKNDWRNRNRIKTPVGTQWLSIPVGSDIRRRIRDVCLPEVAWAEQHWKTLSMNYRAAACFDEVARWLAPLYLENNCVDLSSFNRKLIEAVCLYLGIQTQISNSWDYLLIDGKTERLVDLCRQAGGTTYLSGPAARGYLDENLFQDEGICVQWMHYGPYPEYPQLWGPFAHEVSILDILFNCGINAVNYMNFPRP
- a CDS encoding SDR family oxidoreductase encodes the protein MSYRSIFRPGLFDGQVAIVTGGGSGIGRCTAHELAALGARVALVGRKLDKLKSVEAEIVARGGLVSCHAIDIRDEASVQLVIGDVLATHGRIDALVNNAGGQFPMPLAAMSLNGWEAVVKTNLTGGFLMARESFGQWMSQHGGAIVNIVADMWGSMPMMGHSGAARAGMVSFTETAAVEWAAAGVRVNAVAPGYIASSGLEKYPPEFASFLKKAHTSIPAYRLGTESEISAAIVYLLSEAASFITGAVLRVDGGRPNGRIGWEPVAHDKSRPFNGFDLAQPPKILGGE